The following DNA comes from Lentibacillus sp. Marseille-P4043.
TGTTAATGGATACGTTTTGTCAGATGATGGAATAAATCCAGTTTTTAACACCCGAAAAATTGCATCATAACGCCAATTCCCTTCCACGATATCCAATGCTGATCGAATGAGTTCAATTAGTGAATGGTTAAGCATGGTGCGTTTTTCATCAATAAAGACTGGGATATCATAATCACGAAAAATAGTCTCAATCAGATCATGATAACTGTCCGTCTGTCTGATAAAAACAGCTATATCTTGGAAACGATAATTTTCTTCTCGTACCAACCGAATAATTTCCTGTGCAGCTCCCTCCACTTCTGCCCTTGGATGGACTGCCTCAGCAATTTGGATTGGTACATCACCTTGAAATTCAGGGGCTGGACGAACATCGAAATTTGCTTCTAAATGTGCGAAGTGAGGTCTTGCTTTAAAACGTCCCTTCGCTGGATCCAGTACAATCGATTCTTCAAGCGGAATTTGATTTTCTTGGGCAATCGTTTGTAATAATTGATGTGTCTCTTTTGTCTGATAAAATAAATCCAATTCCGAAACAGCCGTATCTTCCGAATTGTCAACTGTTAAGGAAACCGTTACATGGTTAGCCTTTTTCATCAAAGCTTCAACAACATACAGTTCTTTTGGTGTAAAGCGATGAAATCCATCAAAATAGATCTCTGCATCATTCAGTGATGGTGCTTCTTTCACTTTTTCTGCCAATAATTGTAGTTGGTCTTCACTATCAATATATTTGTCTTGCAGATACATCACTAATTTTTCATAGAGGTATGTTAAATCTTCTAGTTTATTCGTTAACGCCACTTCACCTGGTTGTTTGTGGCTAAATTGATTGATTTGTTCCATTTCCATTCTTAATATTTCAGGGGTAATGCTGTATCGTTTGAACTCGGTAATCATTTTTTCTAATTGATCGAGAAACCCTTGCTTTTCCATCGCCTTTTGAAAGACACGCCAGTCCGATGTCTTTTCTTCAATGATTTTCCGAAGCATCATTTGAACACCGACTGAACTAATGAACTGTTTTGTCCCTCCACCAGTTTCTTGTAAAACACGCCAAGCAAGCCGTGAAAAACTCACAACATGGGCACGCGTACTCCCTTGAACCTTCTCATCACGAAACAAAGCATATTCCTGCTGAAAAGTCATTTGATCGGGAACAACATAAAAAATTGGTGACCCTTGTGGATCATCTATCAGCTTTTGTTTGATTTCATCAAGTATCCTGCCACTTTTACCTGTACCGGCTTTCCCCAGTACAAAACGGATCCCCACTGTAAAATCCCCCTTACATGCATCTATCTATCTGAATTTACTTTTTTAGACAAAAATAAAACTCCTCTCTCATTTTATCAGAGAGAGGAGTTTTATTATAGCTATTTGCTAAGGCTTTAAACTTGTCACTAACCGGGCACTTTTGCTTTTGACACTATTTGCCAAGGCTGAAACTTGCTTGGGAAAGTGGCCAGTATTTGACGTCTACTTTTCCGACAAGTTGTTCAACCGAGATGAAACCAAATGCTCGACTGTCTAGGCTATTCTCCCGGTTATCTCCCATCACGAACAATTTATCGTGTGGGACTTGGCTTGATCCGGTTGTTTCCATTAATGAGAAATCCTTTGTAAACGGCTTTTTTTCACTAGCATCTTTAAAAGAATCAAGGAAATCCTCTTCAACATATTCACCGTTAATGTATAGCTTATCATTTTTATATTTTATCTTATCTCCAGGTAGCCCAATTACTCGTTTCACATAATCATCTTGTTTGTTAGCATGAAACACGATAACATCAAAACGATCAACATCTTTCAAATCATAAATTACCTTATTAACCATTAATAAATTTCCATCGTAAAGTGTTGGTTCCATTGATTCACCATCGACAACATAGCTAGCGAATAATACAGTTCGAAAAATAATCGCTAATACGATAGCAAAGAAAACAACTGGAATAATTCTACGATAATTAAACTTTTTCATGTTTGTTTCCTCCAGGGTTATTCTCTTTCTACATCATACCCTGTTCGGAAATCATTTAATCATCATTATCGCTATTGGAAAATTCCTTTATGGTAGTGGTTTTGTGCTGTAACCTTTTTTCAATGTATTTACCCAGTATCCAAAACAATGTAATACATATCCCGACGACTATTGTCCGGACTGGGTTCTCAGCAAACGACATGATACTTACACCAACATATGCCATCGTAAATATCATCACCGATTTTCCTAATATGACAGCTAAGACAAATTGCTGCAGGCTGATTTTTGATAATCCAGATACAATGTTAATGACCGATGAGGGTGAAAACGGGAAACACATAAGTAAAAATAATGGTCCAAACCCATGCTTTTCAAACCACTTAGTTACTTTATGTACCTGTTTGTTTTTTCGTATTGCTTTAAATATCCGCTTATCACCAAGCCTGCGAACGATCATAAAAACAAGAATTGCCCCTAGACTGGACCCTAACCATGATAATAAAAAGCCTTCTAATAGACCATACGCAGCAGAATTTGCAAAAACAAAGACAACTAACGGTAAAAACGGCAAAAAAGCTTCAAGAAAAGGCAACAAGATACCTGGTAGCGGTCCCAATTTTTCATAATCACTCAAAAGTTGTTCAATATATTCATCTAATAAATCATTTTCAATTATCATTCTCCAATTAGCTATGCTGATGTTTAATACATACATTTAGTTAAGATCCCCTCACACATATTACGAGCATGAATTTTACTGTTTTTTAGCTTTACATACTTTTATTTTAATGTAAACAGTGAAATATGCATAGCAAAATCCAACGTTTTTGCCTCTTTCTTTCCATTATTAACAACTTTGCTATTTTTAAATTGTATTTTTAATTCATTTTATCATATAATATAAATAGAACAACTGTTCCTTATGGAGGGGATTTTTTGCGCTATCTTAATGATGAAGAATTAGAGGTTGCTTCGCGCTTTTTGTTTCTGTCAATGGCAATTATCGTGATTCAACAAGATGTTCAGCATATCCAGACGGGGTCGTTTAAAATTAAGGAGCCCTACTTAAAACTATTGGAGAAGATGACTACTGAAGCAACAAATGAACGAAGAAAATTACGCAATGAGATGACGAAAAAAAATATATCAATTGTTACCTTAAACCACAATGATTCCTTTTCTTCTTATCTTTTCGTTTGTCAAGGTCGTGAAGAGCAACGAAACTATTTTAATCCAGCAATTCGTAAAAAAGTTGAAGGAATTATTCAGGAACTTATGCATAAGGTTCTGCCACGATATCAACAGCATGCTTCCGTAAATACCTGAACCGATTATCAAGTAAATAGCGAAATTGTGCTGTTCGTTGTACCTGATTCAATACCGAACCATATGAAATATCCAAAATAACTTTTTTGCCTGTTTTAAACAACAATTCTGTATGTTGATTCGAAGCTTTATTTACTTGGTCAATATGGGAATGTGCAATCCATGAACATTTAGGACTTGACGGTGATGTTGTTGGAAAAAAATACATGCCGCTAGCCGGATCAATAGCAATCGGTGCTTTATGGGTAATACCACAAATATCTCGAGTTCCGTCTTGTCTGCCTTTTAGACTAGCACCAAAGAATTTACAGGCGTAATCAACGATTTTTGTAGGGCTTTGTTCAGCAAATATTTCTTCTTGTTCTTCTAAAATACATGTTGAAACTTTCCCTGCTTCACCCTTTTGGACCAAAATCGCCATTGTTAGAGGAGTAATTTCGTATGCAGGTTCATCGTAATAATTATTCATCATTTTTTACATCCTTTCCATGTTAAATGAAAAAGAAAGAGGCTTATTTACTAATTTAGCAAATTTTCTAGTAAAAAGGTACCAAAAAAGCTAATTTTCGAAAAAGTTCACAAAGTGTTCACAAGTTCGTATTAGTTAAAGGCAATGTTTGTTGCTTTTTAAATTTCGTAGTTGATAGAAAATACGACACAGATTGTGATGGTTGCTGGATTGCCGTTCCGGAAATACACTTCGCTTTCCGCGGGCGGCCGCTGGAGTCTACGCATATTTCCTCCACTGTTTTATCTTTTCGACTACCATCTATTACTCATGGAATATAAATACGAATAAGATAGGTGATTGGAGCGGAGGGCAGTCGACTCCTGCGGGAACAGCACGTATCTGAAGACCCCGCAGGAAGCGGTTTTTACTTCCGAGGAGGCTGAAGCCGTGCCCGCGGAAAGCGACTGCCCGCAGTGGAAATCACGTTGCTGTTATTTCACAATTTATATCTATTGAGAAAAAACAGCATTAAAAACGGCTTAGTAAAATAACGATGCTCTGGCACAACAATATCCAGAGCATCGCTTCTCTTACATTTCGACCTTTTCTCTAAGGTTTTTTCGTAAAATTTTTCCTGTTGTATTCTTCGGAAGTTCCTCTAAAAACACTATTTTAGTCGGAACTTTATATTTTGCCAAGTGACTTTCGCAAAACTCATGTAGTGCTTCTTCTGTTAGTGAAGGGTCGTTTGCTACGACAAAGCTGATAACCGCTTCCCCTGAATCTGGATCTGGCATACCAACAACGGCTACTTCTGAAATACTAGGATGTTCGTACAATACTTCCTCCACTTCACGTGGATAAACATTATAGCCACCAACTAAAATCAGGTCTTTTTTACGATCCACGATGTAAAAGTAACCCTCATCATCCATTCGTGCCATATCCCCAGTGTAAAGCCAACCATCCTTTAATGTAACAGCCGTTTCTTCAGGCATTTTATAGTAACCTTTCATCACGTTAGGGCCTTGAACAACTAACTCACCAACTTCCCCAACTTCCACTTCTTCGCCAAATTCATCAACTACCTTATTTTCAACATTTATAATATTTTTCCCAATTGACCCAGGCTTTCTTGGCTGATCTAATGGATTAAAACACGTAACTGGAGATGCTTCAGATAATCCGTATCCTTCTGAAACAACAACATTAAATTCTTTTTCAAATTCTTTTAATAAAGCAACTGGCATTGCTGAACCGCCGGAAATACATAAACGAATCCCTTCTAGATCTACATTGCTTCCTTTGGCCTTCATTCCTTGTGCGGTTTGAAGCAAATAATTATACATTGTTGGTACACCAGCAAAGATCGTTGGTTGATGCTCTTTCGTAATTTGGAACACTTCTTGAGGTGAAAATTTCGGCATAATAATTACTGTTCCACCATTCATGAGCGGTGCATTTAATGCAACTGTTAAACAAAAGACATGAAACATTGGTAATGCTGCAATAACGCGATCCTCACCATTAATCGTTAAATAATCTGCTACATCCTTTGCATTGGAATAGAGGTTTTTATGGGTCAACATCGCACCCTTAGGCTTTCCAGTGGTTCCAGACGTGTATAATACAATCGCCATATCGTCCTCATCAAGTTCTGGTGCGGAGAATTCAAAGCTTCCTTCTTCAATTAATTGTGTAAACGATTTCAATTTTGTTGACAGCGGGCTACCTTCAAGCGTTATCTCCGGGTTCGTTTCACAAGATATGTAATGTGTGACATCTGGTAATTTATCAGCTATTGCCGCAAACTTGTCCAGTAATACATCCATTGTAATGACCGCTTTCACGTCACCGTTTTTTAAAATATAGGATAGTTCATGTGGGGTGTACAACGGATTTATCGGAATAACAACAGCACCAAGGCGAAGTGCACCATACAACCCAATAACATAATATGGACTGTTGCCTACTACGAGCGCAATATGATCACCTTTTCGATATCCTAACTCATGTAAACGAGAAGCAAATTTTGCCACCGCCCCCTCTAGTTCCTGGTAGCTTGTTTTGTTGTCTTGAAATACAAATGCCGTTTTCTTTGGATGATTTTTTGCTGTAATTGCCAATTGATCACTTAAATTCACTTTTAAGCCTCCTCAATAACTATGAATGAGTAATCATTCATTATATGCGATAAAATTCATATTAATTATAAAATACAGACAACATTTTTTCAAGTGTAAGCGATCCCAGTCGATGGTAAAAGTTCATGAAAAGGCCTGTCCTCCCGATTCGGAAAGACAGGCCTTTGGTAAACTTAATACAGCAAATTAATAAAGTCTTCTTTTGTTATTTTTCCAAGATAGTGTGGTACATCAACATCAGCTAAGGCTTCTTCGATCGCCTTCCGTTCATGACGAACACCGATTAATTTCTTTTCTACTTCTGATACCTCACCGATACCGAAGAAATCACCATAAATTTTACAGTTCTCAATAATGCCCTTTTTGACATCTAAACGGATATCGACCAGCCCAGCAGGAAATTTATGTGAAGCTTGAACGTTAAATGATGGTGATTTACCAAAGTTCCAATCCCAATTTTGATAACGTTCTTTGGAAATTTGATAAACATTTTCCCAGTCTTCTTCCGTTAATTCATATCGAGGAACATCTTTAACATCTTCTACATCAAAAATGTACCTTAGAATCAGCTCTTTAAATTCATCCATGGTAATTTTTTCATCAAGAAACTCAGAAATATTGGCAACACGACTGCGAATCGATTTAATCCCTTTTGACTCAATTTTTTCTTGCTTAACATTTAATGCAGAAACAACATTTTCAATTTCTGAGTCAAGCATTAACGTGCCATGGCTGAACATGCGCCCCTTTGTTGAGAACATGGCGTTACCGGAAATTTTACGTCCATCAGCTGCAAGGTCATTTCTCCCTTTTAACTCTGCTGGAACACCAATCTTATTCAGTGCTTCTACTACCGGTTGCGTAAATTTTGCAAAGTTTTGGAAGCTATCCCCATCATCTTTTGTAATAAAACTGAAATTCAAATTCCCTTCATCATGGTAAACTGCTCCACCGCCGGATAAGCGACGAACTACTTTTATACCATTTTCGTCAACATAATTGGTGTTGATTTCTTCAACTGTGTTTTGGTTTCGACCAATGATAATTGATGGACTATTAATATAAAAGAGTAAATATGTATCTTTTTCCCCGAAGTTTTGCAAAATATATTCCTCTAACGCCAAGTTGATACTTGCGTCTGTAATCCCTTTATTGTCGATAAATTTCATTGCTTAAACCCTCCCGCAAATATTTGTCCAAATCTATTGTAATCCAATTTTGACGGGCAATCAAAAGATAGATACGCGCTATTTTTTCCAAACGAGTCCTTCATCGGCCAACTGGATGGTACCGTTATAATATTGTTTGGCTTCACGTACTAATTCTGTTACATCTCCATAGTGTGGCAAATGGCTCAACATCAGTTCACCAACACCAGCTTCATTGGCGATTGTGGCCCCATCCTTGCTATTCATATGACCAGCATTTGAACCATCTTGATCGGCATAGAAGTTACAATCAGTAATCAACAAATCAGCACCATTGGCAAAATCGCTCCATGCCTCTTTATACGTCGTGTCCGCGGTATAAACGATTACATTTTCACCATCCGTGATTCGCATACCATAACACGGAACAGGGTGGTCTGTTTTAAAAAATGTAATGGAAAACGGCCCTACCTTAAGCTCTTTATTTGGATCATAAGCAATGCCTTCCGTACATTCATGTGTTAATGATGCAAATCCTTGCTGATCCTCCATATGCCCATAAATTGGTAAAATCTCCTTTGCTTCACGCAAATACGACTGGACAAGCCATGCATATTGCAACACACCAATATCTGCTACATGATCATGATGATAATGGGATAACACCACCGCATCAAGATCCATCACATTTTTGTAATTTTGCAGTTTAGCTAAGGAACCACTTCCAGCATCAATTAATAATGTAAAATCATCTTTTTCCACCATATAAGCGGATGTCGCACCATTTGCTGCAGGGTATCCACCCCAAAAACCTAAAACAGTTAATTTCATTAAAAACACCTCAATTTAAAATTTGTTGTAACACACTATTGACAGCCTGCATACTGTTATAATACAATACAGTTACTAATACAAAGGAGGATGAACATGGAAAACATCGTTGAATTTTATAAAAACTTACCAAAGAAGAAATGCCAACAATGTGGTGGCGATATCAACGAAAAGGCAGATTGCTATGGCAACATCTGTGACGAATGTGATCATCCAGCACGCTAGTATTAAATAATCGCAATAATAAACAAATCGTGTACGACACACTGTACTATAACATTATAACCATTCCTACTGAGCAGCTATCCATTTAGCTGTTTATTTTTTTGTACTAAATTCTTATAAAAACTCGGCAGTTACCTCGACTTTAACAGATACAGGCTTATTCTTATACTTTAGTCCTATGGAATTTTATACTTTCATTAAAATGTGAAAAATCATACCATTCATGCAAATTTTGTATTATACTATTAATTAGGGTATCGAAATAATAGAATTGGAAGGGGAAACGAATATGACAACAACAACTAGCGCAAAAAGATTGCAACGATCTGAAGTTTCGATTGAGCAGACATGGGATTTAAGCGATTTATTTTCATCGGAAAAGACTTGGGAAGACGAATTAACAGCTATCCAATCAGATATTCATAACGTTACCAACTACAAGGGCAAATTAGGAACCGATGCTGATACATTGTTTAACGGACTTACAACACTTGAAAACATGGAAAAAAGGATCATACGTGTGGCAACATATGCTAACTTACGTGCAAGCGCTGATGGATCCAATCCGGAAAATCAAGCTAATTCCGCAAAAGTTTCGTCCATGTTAGCAACAATTGGCGCTGAATTATCATTTTTTGATTCCGAATTATTAACGTTACCAAAAGCAACAATTGAACAATTTATGCAGGAAAAAACAGAACTGAAAACATTTGAGAAAAAGTTAACGGATTTGCAAGAAAAAAAACCATATACCCTTGCACCCGAAATTGAAGAAACCTTAGCAGCTCTTAGCGAGGTTCATGATGCACCATATATGATTTATCAACGCAGCAAATCATCCGATATGGAGTTTGCCTCCATACAGGATGAAGATGGAAACGAACTTCCAATGTCGGCTGCACTTTATGAAGATCGTTATGAATTTACCGCTGATACGGGTGTTCGCAGGCAGGCCTACCAATCATTCACCAATACGTTGAATCAATACAAAAATACATATGCAGCAACATATGCTACCGAAGTTACAAGGCAAGTAACCATGTCACGGTTACGCGGATATGAATCAGTGACCGATATGCTTTTACACGGGCAACAGGTCACCCAAGAAATGTATCATAACCAGTTAGATGTCATTCAAAAGGAATTAGCGCCACATATGCGCAAATTCGCCAAATTAAAGCAACAGGATCTTGGTTTGGAAGAAATGCGTTATTGTGATTTAAAGGCACCACTAGATCCAGAATTTAACCCAAAAACAACTTATGAAGAAGCTACATCGACAATTGTTGAGGCACTAAAAGTCATGGGTCCTGAATATAGCGAAATCATAAAAAAAGGTATCAATGATCGTTGGGTCGATCGTTCCGATAACGTTGGAAAAGCGAATGGTGCATTTTGCTCAAGTCCATACGGTGTACATCCATATATTTTAGTAACATGGACAGACATGATGCGTGGCACATTTATATTAGCACATGAATTAGGACATGCTGGTCATTTTTACCTTGCCGGGAAAAACCAATCGCTCGTTAATACACGCCCATCAACTTATTTTGTTGAAGCACCATCAACTTTGAATGAATTACTACTTGCCAATCACTTAATCGAGAAGTCAGATGACAAACGGATGAAACGTTGGGTAATCAGCCAGCTACTTGGTACCTACTATCATAATTTTGTTACCCATTTACTAGAAGGAGAGTTTCAACGTCGCATTTATGCTCTTGCTGAAGCTGGCACACCATTAACTGCAAGTGTTTTATGCCAACAAAAGAAAGAAACAATCGAAAACTTTTGGGGTGATACAGTTAAGGTTGATGAAGGTGCAGGCTTAACTTGGATGCGCCAGCAACACTATTACATGGGACTGTATCCATACACCTATTCAGCCGGGTTAACTGTTTCTACTGCAATGGCACAGATGATTCAAGAGGAAGGAAAACCTGCTGTTGATCGCTGGTTAAACGTTCTAAAATTAGGCGGAACCATGAAACCACTTGATTTAATCAAACAAGCTGGTGTCGATATGTCTAAGCCCGATGCAATTAGAAATGCAGTCGCATATGTTGGAAATCTTGTGGATGAATTAGAAAAAAGTTTTGACTGAGTAGTAAAATGAAGTTGTCCCATTTAATGAAGGTGATTTCCTTTATTAGGTGGGATTTTTTTGGGGAAGATGTTCTTCGGTCATGGGTTGATGTTCCCGCTCTCGGGTTGATGTTTCCTCGCTCGGGCTGATGTTTCTCCATTCGGGTTGATGTTTTCTCCCTGGGGTCGATGTTTTCTCCCTGGGGTCGATGTTTCTCTGCTCGGGTCGATGTTTCCTCGCTCGGGTTGATGTTTTCTCCCTGGGGTTGATGTTTCCCTGCTCGGGCTGATGTTTCTCCATTCGGGTTGATGTTTTCTCCCTGGGGTCGATGTTTTCTCCCTGGGGTTGATGTTTCCTCGCTCGGGCTGATGTTTCTCCATTCGGGTTGATGTTTTCTCCCTGGGGTCGATGTTTTCTCCCTGGGGTTGATGTTTCTCTGCTCGGGTTGATGTTCCCGCTCTCGGGTTGATGTTTTCTCCGTGGGGTTGATGTTTCCTCGCTCCCGCCGATGTTCCTGCTCTCAGGCAACATAAAAAAACAGCAGCACCTAAAAAGTGCTGCTGCCTCTTATTTCAAAAATGTTAACACATCTGCAACTGCTTTTTCACCTTGTTCGATACAATCAGGCACACCGATACCTTCATAAGAGCTACCAGTTAAAAATACTCCAGGCAATTGCTCGTTCGCTTGATCACGAATTTCAGCGATTCGTTCTTTATGCCCTACTGTGTACTGTGGCATTGCATTTTTCCATCTTGAAATAACACTGAACTCAGGTTCTTGCGTTATATTCATTGTTTTGTTCAAATCATTTAGAACAATATCAACGATTTCCTCATCCGATAAATCTACTACTGACTGATCGTTCGGTCTACCAACATAACAGCGCAATAAAACTTTTCCATCTGGTGTTGATGATGGCCACTTTTTGTGTGTCCATGTACAGGCAGTAATTCGAAAGTCGCTATTTCGCGATACAACGAATCCAGTTCCATCAATATCTTTCTTAATTGCTGATTTATCAAAAGCTAACGCGACATTTGCGACAGAGGTTGCTGGGATATCATTAAATATCTTAAAGAAATCATATTGACTAAACATTTTTGGTACCGTATAATGCGGTGTCGCCATTACAACAGCGTCAGCTTTGCATACTTCTCCATTGCTAAGCAACACGTGATAGCCATGATCTTTCTTTTCAATATGATCCACTGCCGTATTCAGTGAAACGATATCGCCCAACTGTGATTGAAGTTCTTCAATCAATGTCTCAAATCCACCATCAAACGATAAAAACATTCCTTGCTTTTTCTTCTTTTTCTTAGTTGGTTTAGGGGATGTTTCCCGTAACCCTTTAATCAAGCTACCATACTGTTGCTCCAGCTGATAAAAGTTAGGGAATGTTGCCATCAAACTCATGTCATCTATATCCCCAGCATAAATACCTGATAATAGTGGTTCAATCACATTCTCTAATAACTCATTCCCAAACCGGTGCCGGAAAAATTGACCAAGTGATTGATCGCCTTGTTCCTTCCCTTTTGGCAATGTGTAGTCCAAGCTAGCACGCATTTTCCCTTTCCAGGAAAACATTCCAGATAGAAGAAACGGACGGATTTGTGTTGGGATCCCCATATTAAAACCGCTTGGCATTTTATGAAGCTTATTCCCTATTAATATATAGGATTGACCTGTTCCATTTCGTACAAGTTTATCACTAATTCCCAGGTTCTCAACAAGTTTTACTGCAGGTTTTTTTCGTTCTAAAAACGAGTCTGGACCTTGTTCAATTGTAAAGCCATCACGTCTATATGTTTTAATTTTTCCACCTAATCGATGACTTGCTTCTACTAACTTCACATCATATGGTAATTTATTTGCTTCAATTTCTTTTTGCAAATAATAAGCCGCGGTTAACCCTGTAATGCCGCCACCGACAATCACGATTTGTTTACGATCGCTCATTCCGCTTCACTTCTTACTTTTTTCTTCACAACATTAGCTAGTGTATCGATAAATTTCGGATGCGCATTTGGCATTTCCGGACGATAGTAGTTTGCACCTAATTCTTCACAGACTACTTTGCACTCATAATCATTATCATATAAGACTTCCAAATGATTGGCGATAAATCCTACAGGTGCGTAAACAAAAGTACGATACCCTTTTTGTTCGTAAAGTTCTCTTGTTAGATCTTGAACATCTGGTCCAAGCCAAGGATCAGGTGTGTTTCCTTCACTTTGCCAGCCGATTTCATAATTATTTATCCCTGTACGTTCTGAGATTAATTTAGCTGTTTCTTTTAATTGATCTGGGTATGGAT
Coding sequences within:
- a CDS encoding lipoate--protein ligase codes for the protein MKFIDNKGITDASINLALEEYILQNFGEKDTYLLFYINSPSIIIGRNQNTVEEINTNYVDENGIKVVRRLSGGGAVYHDEGNLNFSFITKDDGDSFQNFAKFTQPVVEALNKIGVPAELKGRNDLAADGRKISGNAMFSTKGRMFSHGTLMLDSEIENVVSALNVKQEKIESKGIKSIRSRVANISEFLDEKITMDEFKELILRYIFDVEDVKDVPRYELTEEDWENVYQISKERYQNWDWNFGKSPSFNVQASHKFPAGLVDIRLDVKKGIIENCKIYGDFFGIGEVSEVEKKLIGVRHERKAIEEALADVDVPHYLGKITKEDFINLLY
- a CDS encoding TVP38/TMEM64 family protein, with the protein product MYVLNISIANWRMIIENDLLDEYIEQLLSDYEKLGPLPGILLPFLEAFLPFLPLVVFVFANSAAYGLLEGFLLSWLGSSLGAILVFMIVRRLGDKRIFKAIRKNKQVHKVTKWFEKHGFGPLFLLMCFPFSPSSVINIVSGLSKISLQQFVLAVILGKSVMIFTMAYVGVSIMSFAENPVRTIVVGICITLFWILGKYIEKRLQHKTTTIKEFSNSDNDD
- the yhfH gene encoding protein YhfH, translating into MENIVEFYKNLPKKKCQQCGGDINEKADCYGNICDECDHPAR
- the lepB gene encoding signal peptidase I, with the translated sequence MKKFNYRRIIPVVFFAIVLAIIFRTVLFASYVVDGESMEPTLYDGNLLMVNKVIYDLKDVDRFDVIVFHANKQDDYVKRVIGLPGDKIKYKNDKLYINGEYVEEDFLDSFKDASEKKPFTKDFSLMETTGSSQVPHDKLFVMGDNRENSLDSRAFGFISVEQLVGKVDVKYWPLSQASFSLGK
- the hemY gene encoding protoporphyrinogen oxidase; amino-acid sequence: MSDRKQIVIVGGGITGLTAAYYLQKEIEANKLPYDVKLVEASHRLGGKIKTYRRDGFTIEQGPDSFLERKKPAVKLVENLGISDKLVRNGTGQSYILIGNKLHKMPSGFNMGIPTQIRPFLLSGMFSWKGKMRASLDYTLPKGKEQGDQSLGQFFRHRFGNELLENVIEPLLSGIYAGDIDDMSLMATFPNFYQLEQQYGSLIKGLRETSPKPTKKKKKKQGMFLSFDGGFETLIEELQSQLGDIVSLNTAVDHIEKKDHGYHVLLSNGEVCKADAVVMATPHYTVPKMFSQYDFFKIFNDIPATSVANVALAFDKSAIKKDIDGTGFVVSRNSDFRITACTWTHKKWPSSTPDGKVLLRCYVGRPNDQSVVDLSDEEIVDIVLNDLNKTMNITQEPEFSVISRWKNAMPQYTVGHKERIAEIRDQANEQLPGVFLTGSSYEGIGVPDCIEQGEKAVADVLTFLK
- the pepF gene encoding oligoendopeptidase F; the encoded protein is MTTTTSAKRLQRSEVSIEQTWDLSDLFSSEKTWEDELTAIQSDIHNVTNYKGKLGTDADTLFNGLTTLENMEKRIIRVATYANLRASADGSNPENQANSAKVSSMLATIGAELSFFDSELLTLPKATIEQFMQEKTELKTFEKKLTDLQEKKPYTLAPEIEETLAALSEVHDAPYMIYQRSKSSDMEFASIQDEDGNELPMSAALYEDRYEFTADTGVRRQAYQSFTNTLNQYKNTYAATYATEVTRQVTMSRLRGYESVTDMLLHGQQVTQEMYHNQLDVIQKELAPHMRKFAKLKQQDLGLEEMRYCDLKAPLDPEFNPKTTYEEATSTIVEALKVMGPEYSEIIKKGINDRWVDRSDNVGKANGAFCSSPYGVHPYILVTWTDMMRGTFILAHELGHAGHFYLAGKNQSLVNTRPSTYFVEAPSTLNELLLANHLIEKSDDKRMKRWVISQLLGTYYHNFVTHLLEGEFQRRIYALAEAGTPLTASVLCQQKKETIENFWGDTVKVDEGAGLTWMRQQHYYMGLYPYTYSAGLTVSTAMAQMIQEEGKPAVDRWLNVLKLGGTMKPLDLIKQAGVDMSKPDAIRNAVAYVGNLVDELEKSFD
- a CDS encoding fatty acid--CoA ligase family protein, whose protein sequence is MNLSDQLAITAKNHPKKTAFVFQDNKTSYQELEGAVAKFASRLHELGYRKGDHIALVVGNSPYYVIGLYGALRLGAVVIPINPLYTPHELSYILKNGDVKAVITMDVLLDKFAAIADKLPDVTHYISCETNPEITLEGSPLSTKLKSFTQLIEEGSFEFSAPELDEDDMAIVLYTSGTTGKPKGAMLTHKNLYSNAKDVADYLTINGEDRVIAALPMFHVFCLTVALNAPLMNGGTVIIMPKFSPQEVFQITKEHQPTIFAGVPTMYNYLLQTAQGMKAKGSNVDLEGIRLCISGGSAMPVALLKEFEKEFNVVVSEGYGLSEASPVTCFNPLDQPRKPGSIGKNIINVENKVVDEFGEEVEVGEVGELVVQGPNVMKGYYKMPEETAVTLKDGWLYTGDMARMDDEGYFYIVDRKKDLILVGGYNVYPREVEEVLYEHPSISEVAVVGMPDPDSGEAVISFVVANDPSLTEEALHEFCESHLAKYKVPTKIVFLEELPKNTTGKILRKNLREKVEM
- a CDS encoding MBL fold metallo-hydrolase, whose product is MKLTVLGFWGGYPAANGATSAYMVEKDDFTLLIDAGSGSLAKLQNYKNVMDLDAVVLSHYHHDHVADIGVLQYAWLVQSYLREAKEILPIYGHMEDQQGFASLTHECTEGIAYDPNKELKVGPFSITFFKTDHPVPCYGMRITDGENVIVYTADTTYKEAWSDFANGADLLITDCNFYADQDGSNAGHMNSKDGATIANEAGVGELMLSHLPHYGDVTELVREAKQYYNGTIQLADEGLVWKK
- a CDS encoding competence protein ComK, with translation MNNYYDEPAYEITPLTMAILVQKGEAGKVSTCILEEQEEIFAEQSPTKIVDYACKFFGASLKGRQDGTRDICGITHKAPIAIDPASGMYFFPTTSPSSPKCSWIAHSHIDQVNKASNQHTELLFKTGKKVILDISYGSVLNQVQRTAQFRYLLDNRFRYLRKHAVDIVAEPYA